The DNA window CTCGCTTCCCTGGAAGGGACTGTTTGAATCAACGAAACCGGGCACGGCTTCGCGATCAAAACGGTAAACCATCGCTTTTTTCGTTGGGCCGCTGGTCAAGGACTGAATTTCCGCCTTCCTGGCATCCAAATTCCCGAATTCGATGGAATTCGGTTCAAACAGAATTACAATATTGTATCATTGACACAATGTTCGGCCAGGCATCCTTTGGGGCTGCCGTAAGGTCGTATTTGACTTACTGCAGAGTCGAAAAAGGTCTTTCCGCATCGACGCTAGCCGCTTACGAGAGTGACTTCAGTGCTTACTCGCGTTGGCTTGAGCGGTCACGGGAAGCCGCATTCTCGCGCGTCGCAACGCTGCAGGCTTTCCAGTCTTATCTGGTCGAACTCAAGCTCAGTTCCCGCTCCATTGCGCGAAAACTTTCCTCTCTTCGAGGTCTCCTGCACTATCTGGCTGCGGAAGGAAAGTTGGAGGAAGATCCTTCCGAGTTTCTGAAAAGCCCGAACCTCCCGCGTAAGCTCCCCAAGGCGATGACCGGCGCGAGTATTGCAGAGTGCACCGCCGCTTTCGACCGGACAACGCCCAAAGGAATTCGGGACTGGGCGATGTTTGAACTTTGTTACTCCTCCGGGTTGCGCGCCAGTGAATTGGTGGGCGTTCAATTGTCCGATTACAATGCCATGGGCGAGCGTCTGCGGGTCAATGGGAAAGGGAGCCGGCAAAGACTGCTCCCTGTGGGTTCAGAAGCTTCTCAGGCAATCGCTCTTTACTTAGCGGAATCGAGGCCCAGGTTGTTGGGCTCCCGAGTTTCACCTTATCTCTTTGTCAGTTCCCGAGGCCCCAAGCTCGATCGGCGTTCTTACTGGCTCGTCCTGCGCCAGCTCCGTCTCGCCGCCGGTAGCACCAAGCCTCTCCACCCCCATATGTTGCGACATTCCTTTGCCACTCATCTTTTGGAAGGTGGGGCAGATTTGCGCAGCGTACAGGCGATGCTTGGGCATGCTGACATATCCACCACCCAGATCTACACCCATGTGGAGCGGGACCGCTTGCGGGGGATCATTGACCAATTTCATCCAAGGGACGCGAACAAAGAATGAGCGATTACATGTTCATGCTGGAGAGCCATTTGAGCCAGGCGCAAAATCTCGTCATTGCGGAAGTGCAGCGCATGATGACGAAGCTCCAGATCAACGTTTTCTTGACAGGCGGAGCGCTGCGCGACATGCTTGCCGGGTTGCCTGTCCGTGACCTGAACTTTACGCTGGAGGGTTCTCCCCAGAAGCTTGTCAAAGCCTTGGAGAAGGATGCAGGCATTCGCGTCCTCAACGCCGATGATGTGCGCAAGAGTTACGAATTGATTTTCCCCAATGGGGTTCTCGCCGAGATCTCCATGGCCCGGACGGAACGCTACGCCAAGCCGGGAGCGAAGCCGAAGGTGGTGCCGGCGACGATCCACGAAGATCTCCGCGGCCGCGATTTCTCGATCAACTGTCTGGCGATCTCTCTGGCCAAAGGGTCTCGCGGGTTATTGCTTGATCCCACCAATGGCCTCTCCGACTTTTCTCTGCGTGAACTACGCACCGTATCGAGCCATACCTTGATGGATGATCCCTCGCGGATTTTGAAGCTGGTCACCTTGCAGGCCCGGCTCGGCTTTCAGCTCGACGAGCGTACGAAAGCGCAGTATGCGGCGGCCCGGGAAGCGAAGCTGGAGAAGTACATCAGCCCCGAGGCCTTGCGCCGCGAGATTATGAAGATTGGCGAAGAGTTTCATCCGCTCCCGATTCTCGAAACTCTCGAGAAGGAAGGCTTTCTCGAACTCTATTTTCCCGGCTTCTCCGGCGCCAAGCTGAACGCCGTCGGTTTTGGAAAGATGTTGAAGCTGCGCGGCATGGTTCCGTTTGGTGCGCAGATGAAGGAAGATCGCTTCTCGCTCTTTCTGTACACCATCAGTGAGAAATGGACGCCGAAAGAGAAGGCCACTTTCATTCAAAACTGCAAACTTTCAAAGCTCCAGGTGGATGCCTGGAAGAATCTGGATGCGAAGTCCAAGACCTTGCAGAATGCGCTGAAGTCGGCGAAACTCCAACGGCCCTCCTTGATCTACGCCGCGCTGATCGATGCTCCGGCCGAACATATCTTTGTCCTGCTCAGTAAATCGCCATTGCGGATTGTGCAGGACCGGATCAAGAATTATCTGCAGAAGTATCTGCCGATGGCGCTTGAGGTGACTGAGGAAGATCTGGTGGAAGCGGGGATCGACACGTCAACCCCGAAAGGGCTGCTCCAGCGCAGTAAGTTTATTGCGGCAAAGCTCGATGCCCGGCCACGCAAGGTGCCTACTGTTGAGGCGGCTTACAGTCCTCAAGCTTCAACTTAAAGGCGCTCACTTCCCGCCAGGTGTTCCCACTGCGCACCTCGATGCGCAGCAGTCCTTTTTTCTCATCGGCCTTGACGCGCGCGGAGTTGGAAGGGCTGTGTGGTGTTGTTTTGGGGATTTTGCTCGCGATCTCGCGCAGCTCCCAACTGGTGCCGCCGGTCTGCGATTCATAGAATTCATATCGGCCACCCTCGCCGCTGCCTTTGTTGTCGATCAGCAGCCATCCCCGCTTGGCATTTTGAAAGGCAAAGTCTTCGATGACGCCCACTCTGCTGTCGGCATAGAGATCGACTTTGCGCCAACTGCGTCCGCCATCTGAGGTTACGAGCACGAAGGGGTCTCGCGGCAATGCCAGCGAAACGTGCCCTACGGCCCACCCATTGGAGAAATCGCTGAACTGCATCGATTCGAGCGTGCTGGCCTTCAGCCGGGGATGCGCCTCGCGCCAGGTGCTGCCTCCGTCGTCGCTGAGGAGCAGGATCGATTGCAAGGTCGAGGACTGAGTATGTAAATTGCCGGCAATTAGAATCAGTTGTCCGGTGGACTCGACGCTCGAGATCTCCAGATAAGTGGGGCAGGGTTCGCTTTCACTGCAAGTGAGTCCAAGAACGGCCAGGTCTAACTCCGCGCAACGGTTCGGGAGCCGGATGGATCCTTCAGTATTCTGGTATACCGTTGGAAGTTCCGGCGGCGTCTGGGCGAGAAGCCAGATGGCAAGAAAGAGATTCACTACCCTCATACTAGACTGGAGTCTGCTTCATGATGCTGAAATCGTTGCCGCTCTCACAGCGAGAGAAATCTTACTCGGCTGAGACGGGTGTCGTTTATCAATACATCTTTGCCGGTCTCGCCGGACGGAAACATGTGTTCGATGTCACCGCTGACCGGCAATCCCCCTTTCAGGTTGCTGTGGATCTGACACCGGAAGCGCTCGCTCCTTGTGCCGAACGGATGGGGTCCGCGCTGCGCTGGAATGAGGAGTATGCTCTGGCAAAACTCTGCCTCTTTGCTGCCTTTGATCGCGAAGTTCTGGTGAAAGAGATTCGTCCGGACAGTGAAGAGTTACTCCTGCACATGACTGCATTGAACCTGGGCTAGTGTGACAATCGAACCCAATTCCGAATACGCACCGCCTCTCGACCAGCTCGCCGGGCGCGAATTCTCGTTCCACCCCTCGATCGGGAATGTGGCGACCAATCTGTGGCGTCTGAACGAAGCCAATTGGTCGGAGTTTCTGGTGGAAAATGTTGCCGATCAGACCCAAGTCTGGATTCCCCGGCGCTTTCTCGGGGAGCTTTCTGAATCGGACCAACCCGTCATGATTGTTGGCCTGAACAAGGTGCTCGAGTATAAGGCCGGGCAAGTGTGGCCGGTGATGAAACGCGTCATCGAGATGCCGCGAGTGCCGGCGGGGGAACAGAACGAAGCCATTCCGGTGCAGTCCGAACCGCTTCCGCTGCGCCTGGATGCGTCCGAAAAGCAGCTTGGCAAGTTAATTCTCGGGGTGCTGGTTGGGGCCTTGGCGCTGGTGGCCATCGTTGTCGCCACCTTCCGCGGCGCAAAGTCAGGAGATCTCATCGCCTATAAGGCGGTGGTGCAGGAGAGTCTGGGTCTGGGCGCGGATGACGACTACTTTGCCGTGGTGCGCAAACTGGGTGAGCCGGAAGCCGATCGTTGGAAGGCAGATGGGGAAAGCATTCGCTACCGGCTGCTGGCTTACCCCAAACGCAACCTGAACGTGATTCTCGCCGGGCGGGAGCCAAACGACATCCACTATGTGGGAGCCATGGATCGCGAGTGGAAGGTGGTCGATAGCGTCACGCAGCGTGGCGGGTCGAATACCTACGACGTTCTGGCTAGACTACCCCGCTTCTAGATACAATTGCCGCATATGCATGCTGCTGGCCGTACCCTGCTTTGGATTGTGATTTCCCTTCTGGGAGCGGGGTGTCTCGCAACAGTTGCCTTCCATCGCGGTGAGCCGATCAACTCGATGTGGATTGTGGTGGCAGCAGCCTGCGTTTACCTGGTTTCCTATCGTTTCTACGGCAAATTCATTGCCACCAAGATTCTCTCGATGAAAGCAGACCGGGCGACTCCGGCCGAACTGCTGCGCAATGGTCACGATTTTGAGCCCACTAACAAATGGATCGTCTTCGGCCATCATTTTGCGGCGATTGCCGGTCCGGGGCCGCTGGTGGGGCCCACACTTGCGGCGCAGTTTGGATATCTTCCCGGCACCCTCTGGATCATCCTGGGCGCGGCGCTGGCCGGATCTGTACATGACCTGATGATTCTTGCCTTCTCGATCCGCCGCGACGGCAAGAGCCTTGGCCAGATGGTGAAGGAAGAGATCAGCAATCTGGGTGGTTTTACCGCGATGGTTACTGTGCTGCTGATCATGATCATCCTGATGGCGGTGATCGGGTTGGTCATCGTGAATGCCCTGAAGGGTAGCCCCTGGGGCACGTTCACCATCGCCGCGACCATGCCGATCG is part of the Bryobacter aggregatus MPL3 genome and encodes:
- a CDS encoding CCA tRNA nucleotidyltransferase, with product MSDYMFMLESHLSQAQNLVIAEVQRMMTKLQINVFLTGGALRDMLAGLPVRDLNFTLEGSPQKLVKALEKDAGIRVLNADDVRKSYELIFPNGVLAEISMARTERYAKPGAKPKVVPATIHEDLRGRDFSINCLAISLAKGSRGLLLDPTNGLSDFSLRELRTVSSHTLMDDPSRILKLVTLQARLGFQLDERTKAQYAAAREAKLEKYISPEALRREIMKIGEEFHPLPILETLEKEGFLELYFPGFSGAKLNAVGFGKMLKLRGMVPFGAQMKEDRFSLFLYTISEKWTPKEKATFIQNCKLSKLQVDAWKNLDAKSKTLQNALKSAKLQRPSLIYAALIDAPAEHIFVLLSKSPLRIVQDRIKNYLQKYLPMALEVTEEDLVEAGIDTSTPKGLLQRSKFIAAKLDARPRKVPTVEAAYSPQAST
- a CDS encoding tyrosine recombinase: MFGQASFGAAVRSYLTYCRVEKGLSASTLAAYESDFSAYSRWLERSREAAFSRVATLQAFQSYLVELKLSSRSIARKLSSLRGLLHYLAAEGKLEEDPSEFLKSPNLPRKLPKAMTGASIAECTAAFDRTTPKGIRDWAMFELCYSSGLRASELVGVQLSDYNAMGERLRVNGKGSRQRLLPVGSEASQAIALYLAESRPRLLGSRVSPYLFVSSRGPKLDRRSYWLVLRQLRLAAGSTKPLHPHMLRHSFATHLLEGGADLRSVQAMLGHADISTTQIYTHVERDRLRGIIDQFHPRDANKE
- a CDS encoding WD40/YVTN/BNR-like repeat-containing protein is translated as MNLFLAIWLLAQTPPELPTVYQNTEGSIRLPNRCAELDLAVLGLTCSESEPCPTYLEISSVESTGQLILIAGNLHTQSSTLQSILLLSDDGGSTWREAHPRLKASTLESMQFSDFSNGWAVGHVSLALPRDPFVLVTSDGGRSWRKVDLYADSRVGVIEDFAFQNAKRGWLLIDNKGSGEGGRYEFYESQTGGTSWELREIASKIPKTTPHSPSNSARVKADEKKGLLRIEVRSGNTWREVSAFKLKLEDCKPPQQ